A stretch of the Cellulomonas sp. WB94 genome encodes the following:
- the mscL gene encoding large conductance mechanosensitive channel protein MscL — protein MKNILNGFKDFISRGNAIDLAVAVVLGAAFGAVVTAIVTGIVTPLIAAIFGQPDLTAVGNFTLNHADFSIGLVLDGLLKFLLIAAAVYFLIVLPINSLAERRKKGLVEEPSAPSEDILLLQEIRDLLAGQSSPAIRNDATPGTGPGTPPVV, from the coding sequence ATGAAGAACATTCTCAATGGATTCAAGGACTTCATCTCTCGCGGCAACGCGATCGACCTCGCCGTCGCCGTCGTTCTCGGTGCCGCGTTCGGAGCCGTCGTCACAGCCATCGTCACCGGCATCGTCACTCCGCTGATCGCCGCGATCTTCGGCCAGCCGGACCTCACGGCCGTCGGGAACTTCACGCTCAACCACGCGGACTTCTCGATCGGCCTTGTCCTGGACGGTCTTCTGAAGTTCCTGCTCATTGCGGCGGCCGTCTACTTCCTCATCGTTCTCCCGATCAACTCCCTCGCCGAGCGCCGCAAGAAGGGCCTCGTCGAGGAGCCGTCCGCACCGTCCGAGGACATCCTCCTGCTGCAGGAGATCCGCGATCTGCTCGCCGGGCAGTCCAGCCCCGCGATTCGCAACGACGCCACCCCCGGCACCGGTCCGGGGACGCCCCCGGTGGTCTGA
- a CDS encoding SAF domain-containing protein: protein MHSPDDLDLRRAPLDRSAGRRRLPPLRVLLWRARLPVTALLLGIACAVVVGELRPPPAQTSSVPVASHPLSAGHVLVASDLDLAEMPSGLVPSGAPTSAEPLVGASLAVEVPAGLPMVDGLLVHDLVTAPPGTVVAAVRLADPAVAALLATGTRVDVLAATDDGTTGRPLARGALVVASGDRAGRNADDSAPPLLLAVAPAEAAALAGAGPSALLSAVIVE, encoded by the coding sequence GTGCACTCCCCCGACGACCTCGACCTTCGCCGCGCGCCCCTCGACCGCAGCGCCGGTCGTCGGCGTCTGCCTCCCCTGCGTGTGTTGCTGTGGCGCGCTCGCCTGCCGGTGACGGCCCTGCTGCTCGGGATCGCGTGCGCCGTCGTCGTCGGTGAGCTGCGTCCCCCACCTGCTCAGACGTCCTCTGTGCCTGTCGCGTCACACCCGCTGTCCGCCGGGCACGTCCTCGTCGCGTCCGACCTCGACCTCGCCGAGATGCCGAGCGGTCTCGTACCGTCCGGGGCGCCGACCTCGGCCGAGCCGCTCGTCGGGGCCTCGCTCGCGGTCGAGGTGCCCGCCGGCCTCCCGATGGTCGACGGACTTCTCGTGCACGACCTGGTCACGGCGCCTCCCGGCACCGTCGTGGCCGCGGTGCGGCTCGCCGACCCGGCCGTCGCTGCCCTCCTCGCGACGGGGACGCGCGTCGACGTCCTCGCGGCGACCGACGACGGCACGACGGGCCGACCGCTCGCTCGCGGGGCGCTCGTCGTCGCCTCAGGCGATCGCGCGGGTCGCAATGCCGATGACAGCGCGCCCCCGCTGCTGCTCGCCGTCGCACCCGCTGAAGCAGCGGCACTCGCAGGGGCTGGCCCGTCGGCCCTGCTGAGTGCGGTCATTGTGGAATGA